Proteins from a genomic interval of Trifolium pratense cultivar HEN17-A07 linkage group LG6, ARS_RC_1.1, whole genome shotgun sequence:
- the LOC123892938 gene encoding uncharacterized protein LOC123892938 yields the protein MADKYSLSIIGEMDRLWYHQIILFSKPTTLLLATKVEKHVTISESSSSTSSSILSLPPLVDEETSTDESSLSSHKQVSSESITSLPLQDCSIDNKEEIKEILDKMSLLSCSQSSCSLLPPTGNRRKKSKKQGKLQKSMSCRPFGELELDEVKGFMDLGFQFKKEYISPRMISVVPGLQRLCLLQSESQSQLMDDGTENDDDIVEVYEEDEEEEKRDIMRPYLSEAWLIKRPDSPLLNLKVPKTCSADNMKKHLRFWAKTVASEIKQE from the exons ATGGCAGACAAATACTCTCTAAGTATTATAGGTGAAATGGATAGGCTTTGGTATCATCAAATCATTCTTTTCTCAAAACCAACAACACTACTACTTGCTACAAAAGTTGAAAAACATGTTACCATATCagaatcttcttcttctacctCATCTTCTATTCTTTCTTTGCCACCTCTAGTAGATGAAGAAACTTCAACAGATGAATCATCACTTTCTTCACATAAACAAGTCTCATCAGAGTCAATAACCTCTTTACCTCTTCAG GATTGTTCAATTGATAACAAAGAAGAAATCAAGGAAATATTGGACAAAATGAGTCTTTTGAGCTGTTCACAATCATCATGTTCATTGTTGCCACCAACCGGAAACCGTAGGAAAAAATCGAAAAAACAAGGTAAACTGCAGAAATCCATGAGCTGCAGACCATTTGGGGAACTAGAACTTGATGAAGTGAAGGGTTTTATGGATCTTGGTTTTCAATTCAAGAAAGAATATATTAGTCCAAGAATGATTAGTGTTGTTCCTGGCTTGCAAAGACTTTGTTTGCTCCAATCAGAGTCACAATCACAACTAATGGATGATGGCAcagaaaatgatgatgatattgttgaagtttatgaagaagatgaagaagaagaaaagagagataTCATGAGACCATATTTATCAGAGGCATGGCTAATAAAGAGACCTGATTCACCATTACTAAATTTGAAAGTTCCTAAGACTTGTTCAGCTGATAATATGAAGAAACATCTTCGGTTTTGGGCTAAAACCGTGGCCTCAGAAATCAAACAAGAATGA